The following proteins are encoded in a genomic region of Arcobacter cloacae:
- the bcp gene encoding thioredoxin-dependent thiol peroxidase, with protein MLKVGDIAPSFCAPNQDDVEICSRDLAGKWIVLYFYPKDLTPGCTTQACDFTDKHSFFDDLDAVILGVSADDTEKHRKFIDKYDLTITLLSDTNKKMCEDYGVWQLKQFMGKEFMGVVRTTFIINPEGKIAAIWDKVSVRKKKSVKGEKIEVLHVDEVREKLQELQSN; from the coding sequence ATGTTAAAAGTTGGAGATATAGCACCTAGTTTTTGTGCACCAAATCAAGATGATGTAGAAATTTGCTCAAGAGATTTAGCAGGTAAATGGATAGTTTTATACTTTTATCCAAAAGATTTAACACCTGGATGCACAACTCAAGCTTGTGATTTTACCGATAAACACTCTTTTTTTGATGATTTAGATGCTGTAATTTTAGGTGTTAGTGCAGATGATACTGAAAAACATAGAAAATTTATTGATAAATATGATTTAACAATAACTCTTTTATCTGATACAAACAAAAAAATGTGTGAAGATTATGGAGTTTGGCAGTTAAAACAATTTATGGGTAAAGAGTTTATGGGAGTTGTTAGAACTACATTTATTATTAATCCTGAAGGAAAAATTGCAGCTATTTGGGATAAAGTAAGTGTTAGAAAGAAAAAGAGTGTAAAAGGTGAAAAGATAGAAGTTTTACATGTGGATGAAGTTAGAGAAAAACTTCAAGAATTACAATCAAATTAA
- a CDS encoding YigZ family protein, whose product MKFVQKEFSCTFEEKKSKFIAFLFPYSMFDEVMKKVKAEHPKARHYVYAYRYLNEFEQIVENSSDDGEPKGTSGKPSLAVMAGAEIINSAVIIVRYFGGVKLGTGGLVRAYGDSVNEVIKIAQFKEYQKLITKILECEYGELSLLEYLLNQEEINIKSKDFSTNVKLTIELTKEQFEHLNTLLSRNIKVL is encoded by the coding sequence TTGAAGTTTGTTCAAAAAGAGTTTAGCTGTACTTTTGAAGAGAAAAAATCAAAATTCATAGCTTTTTTATTTCCTTATTCTATGTTTGATGAAGTGATGAAAAAAGTAAAAGCTGAACATCCAAAAGCCAGACATTATGTTTATGCTTATAGATATTTAAATGAGTTTGAGCAAATTGTAGAAAATAGCAGCGACGATGGAGAACCAAAAGGAACAAGTGGAAAACCTAGTCTTGCTGTAATGGCAGGGGCTGAAATAATAAATAGTGCAGTAATAATAGTGCGATATTTTGGTGGGGTGAAACTTGGAACTGGTGGATTAGTTCGAGCTTATGGGGATAGTGTAAATGAAGTTATAAAAATAGCGCAGTTTAAAGAGTATCAAAAACTTATAACAAAAATCTTAGAGTGCGAATATGGTGAACTTTCATTACTTGAGTATCTTTTAAATCAAGAAGAGATAAACATAAAATCAAAAGATTTTTCTACAAATGTAAAATTAACAATAGAATTAACAAAAGAACAATTTGAACATTTAAACACTTTACTTTCAAGAAATATTAAAGTATTATAA
- the cmoA gene encoding carboxy-S-adenosyl-L-methionine synthase CmoA encodes MIDKVFNKSITKQFEFDEEVASVFDDMLNRSVPFYKEMQRLSINFACNFLNENDKVYDLGCSTASMLIELSHHCKNNLKLIGIDNSAAMLNRAAKKAKAFGVDIEFINADLHDVSYDEAKLILSNYTLQFIRPLQREKLVKKIYDSLQDKGIFIFSEKVISSNSTLNKQSIDEYYEFKKTQGYSEFEIAQKREALENVLIPYTEEENKKMILDAGFSHCETIFKWVNFATFIAIKK; translated from the coding sequence ATGATAGATAAAGTATTTAATAAATCAATTACAAAACAATTCGAATTTGATGAAGAAGTAGCATCAGTATTTGATGATATGTTAAACCGTTCTGTTCCTTTTTATAAAGAGATGCAAAGATTATCGATAAATTTTGCATGTAATTTTTTAAATGAAAATGACAAAGTTTACGATTTAGGTTGTTCAACTGCTTCAATGCTAATAGAACTAAGTCACCATTGCAAAAATAATCTAAAACTAATAGGAATTGATAACTCTGCTGCTATGTTAAATAGAGCAGCAAAAAAAGCAAAAGCTTTTGGAGTTGACATAGAGTTTATAAATGCTGACTTACATGATGTCTCTTATGATGAAGCAAAACTTATTCTTTCAAACTATACATTACAATTTATAAGACCTTTGCAAAGAGAAAAATTAGTAAAAAAGATATATGATTCATTACAAGATAAAGGTATATTTATTTTTAGTGAAAAAGTAATATCTTCAAATTCAACTTTAAATAAACAATCTATTGATGAATATTACGAATTTAAAAAAACTCAAGGGTACAGTGAGTTTGAAATAGCTCAAAAAAGAGAAGCTTTAGAAAATGTACTTATACCTTACACTGAAGAGGAAAATAAAAAAATGATTTTAGATGCTGGATTTAGTCATTGTGAAACAATTTTCAAATGGGTAAATTTTGCAACATTTATAGCTATTAAAAAATAA
- the tlyA gene encoding 23S rRNA (cytidine-2'-O)-methyltransferase TlyA, with the protein MRLDLYLTQTFNIQSRNKALELIKSDKVKIDGAIISKPSFNVEQNHKVEILEEDFYVSRAAYKLKYFLQELKHFELKNKNTLDIGSSTGGFTQVLLENEVSKVTCVDVGSNQLHERIKHHPKITFFENTDIRNFQSENIFEIVTCDVSFISILNILNDINRLASKDIIILFKPQFEVGTNVKRDKKGVVKDKNAIIKARQKFVDSTLALNWNLKYSSLSKLQGKDGNEEELFYFSK; encoded by the coding sequence ATGAGATTGGATTTATATTTAACACAAACCTTTAATATTCAAAGCCGTAACAAAGCTCTTGAATTAATAAAATCAGATAAAGTTAAAATTGATGGAGCGATTATATCAAAACCCTCTTTTAATGTTGAGCAAAATCATAAAGTTGAAATTTTAGAAGAAGATTTTTATGTATCACGAGCTGCTTACAAACTAAAATATTTTTTACAAGAATTAAAACATTTTGAATTAAAAAACAAAAATACCCTTGATATTGGAAGTAGTACAGGTGGATTTACACAGGTTTTACTTGAAAATGAAGTATCAAAAGTAACATGTGTAGATGTTGGTTCAAACCAACTTCATGAACGAATCAAACACCATCCTAAAATCACTTTTTTCGAAAACACTGATATTAGAAATTTTCAAAGTGAAAATATTTTTGAAATCGTAACTTGTGATGTTTCATTTATCTCTATTTTAAATATCTTAAATGACATAAATCGCCTAGCTTCAAAAGATATTATTATTTTATTCAAACCCCAATTTGAAGTGGGAACAAATGTAAAAAGAGATAAAAAAGGTGTGGTAAAAGATAAAAATGCCATTATTAAAGCTAGACAAAAATTTGTAGATTCTACACTTGCATTAAATTGGAATTTAAAATACTCAAGTCTTAGTAAACTACAAGGAAAAGATGGAAATGAAGAAGAGCTCTTCTATTTTAGTAAATAA
- a CDS encoding HNH endonuclease, with protein MILDIEFVIYSCLLLSSVLPLYIYRKTIFKSYYSISSDNFDLFLKDIKIYMEKNYPKIKIDYSIVQKTKNDQNIELRKTLLIENIIEQFYNFDYKKETQKSISRDKLWVGYDEKSKSNPKLPSDWTQRKDMAHRRDNRVCNRCGRMLLTTSDTYINFVRSIENGGGYNFENLICLCIDCNKILNSKNPKGTISSLSINDKLYNIAKH; from the coding sequence TTGATATTAGATATAGAGTTTGTAATATATTCATGCCTTTTATTATCTAGTGTATTACCTCTTTATATCTATAGAAAAACTATATTTAAAAGCTATTACTCAATAAGTTCGGATAATTTTGATTTATTTTTAAAAGATATAAAAATTTATATGGAAAAGAACTATCCTAAAATCAAAATTGATTATTCAATTGTTCAAAAAACAAAAAATGATCAAAATATAGAACTTAGAAAAACTTTATTAATAGAAAATATAATAGAGCAGTTCTACAATTTTGACTATAAAAAAGAGACTCAAAAATCAATATCAAGGGATAAACTTTGGGTTGGCTATGATGAAAAATCAAAATCAAATCCAAAACTTCCAAGTGATTGGACTCAAAGAAAAGATATGGCTCACAGAAGAGATAATAGGGTTTGTAATAGATGTGGACGTATGCTATTAACAACTTCAGATACATATATAAATTTTGTAAGATCGATTGAAAATGGTGGTGGATATAACTTCGAAAATCTTATTTGTTTATGTATAGATTGTAATAAAATTCTAAATTCTAAAAATCCAAAAGGAACTATTTCATCTTTAAGTATAAATGACAAATTATACAATATTGCAAAACACTAA
- a CDS encoding bifunctional riboflavin kinase/FAD synthetase: MKKSSSILVNKNTITSIAIGGFDGMHVAHQELFKNLDEHGAIVSIESGYANLTPKRYRQEYSIYPIYYYVLDSIKHLEGDLFVKLLNEEFPKLKKIVVGYDFCFGKNRKYCTEKLKELFDGVVVVIDEIKVENIPVHSRVIREYLKDGDIQMANKLLGKEYKIYGQQITGQGLGAKNFVPTINLKVKEFLLPKEGVYITKTILDNKEYNSITFLGHRVTTDGSYAVETHILDEEIKDNNYTTQIKFIKKIRDNQKFESFEELKNQILKDINLTKDYFINIY; this comes from the coding sequence ATGAAGAAGAGCTCTTCTATTTTAGTAAATAAAAATACAATAACTTCTATAGCTATTGGAGGTTTTGATGGAATGCATGTGGCTCATCAAGAACTTTTCAAAAATTTAGATGAACATGGCGCAATTGTTTCAATTGAATCTGGATATGCAAACCTAACTCCAAAAAGATATAGACAAGAGTATAGTATTTACCCTATTTATTATTATGTACTTGATAGTATAAAACATTTAGAAGGTGATTTATTTGTAAAACTTTTAAATGAAGAGTTTCCAAAATTAAAAAAAATAGTTGTAGGTTATGATTTTTGTTTTGGGAAAAATAGAAAATATTGTACTGAAAAACTAAAAGAACTTTTTGATGGAGTTGTTGTAGTTATTGATGAAATAAAAGTTGAAAATATACCTGTTCATTCAAGAGTTATAAGAGAATATCTAAAAGATGGTGATATTCAAATGGCAAATAAACTTTTAGGAAAAGAGTACAAAATTTATGGACAACAAATAACAGGACAAGGATTAGGTGCTAAAAATTTTGTACCAACAATAAATCTAAAAGTAAAAGAGTTTTTACTTCCAAAAGAAGGAGTTTATATTACTAAAACTATTTTAGACAATAAAGAATATAACTCTATTACTTTTTTAGGACATAGAGTAACAACAGATGGAAGTTATGCTGTGGAAACTCACATTTTAGATGAAGAGATAAAAGATAATAACTATACAACACAGATAAAATTTATAAAAAAAATAAGAGATAATCAAAAATTTGAAAGCTTTGAAGAGCTCAAAAATCAGATTCTAAAAGATATAAATCTAACTAAAGATTACTTTATTAATATTTATTAA
- a CDS encoding DUF5644 domain-containing protein, with the protein MKLEISLFKFDKNSDYLPYYTKHFFKVENEKNLLDILKTINKNEKLGFENSENFDLVVNEVFTKASISIKELVDNFGKELTIEPISIRRAHSDLLIDDKDFKEKINILKDFIKDEDKSNYLSLKPYYYASNTLNYRSDYIGDAILILAHDLIQKNPQAQNLILDSLNQEEIGASFHTSLKNRIYNFDNSIEDKIIEIQKKLNLFEELDKQNFRINKTLIIDFGTFNENYEVKHDFKDFNIAYYPSSDSKQTLELLDKLDANILKLNSTKLDLAKNTFNKNPLITYHVAITVLLDAFDNNADFLVVDTNEDFYIFDYNRKELEKICGRDVILPIIHKNELQKLASGNHKEAKKTLELHQINPEII; encoded by the coding sequence ATGAAACTAGAAATTTCTTTATTTAAATTTGATAAAAACTCTGATTATTTACCATACTATACAAAACACTTTTTTAAAGTAGAAAATGAAAAAAATCTTTTAGATATTTTAAAAACTATAAACAAAAATGAAAAATTAGGATTTGAAAATAGTGAAAATTTTGATTTAGTAGTAAATGAAGTTTTTACAAAAGCCTCTATTTCTATAAAAGAGTTAGTTGATAACTTTGGAAAAGAGCTTACAATTGAACCTATTTCAATTAGAAGAGCCCATAGTGATTTATTGATTGATGATAAAGATTTTAAAGAAAAAATTAATATTTTAAAAGATTTTATAAAAGATGAAGATAAAAGTAATTACCTAAGTTTAAAACCTTACTATTATGCTTCTAATACTTTAAATTACAGAAGTGATTATATTGGTGATGCTATTTTAATTTTAGCTCATGATTTAATCCAAAAAAATCCACAAGCACAAAACCTTATATTAGATAGTTTAAATCAAGAAGAAATTGGTGCATCTTTTCATACAAGTTTAAAAAATAGAATCTATAATTTTGATAATAGTATTGAAGATAAAATCATAGAAATTCAAAAGAAATTAAATCTATTTGAAGAACTTGATAAACAAAACTTTAGAATAAACAAAACTTTGATTATTGATTTTGGAACATTCAATGAAAATTATGAAGTAAAACATGATTTTAAAGATTTTAATATTGCATACTATCCATCAAGTGACTCTAAACAGACTTTAGAGTTATTAGATAAATTAGATGCAAATATCCTAAAATTAAACTCTACAAAACTTGATTTAGCTAAAAACACTTTTAATAAAAATCCATTAATTACTTATCATGTGGCAATCACTGTTTTACTTGATGCTTTTGATAATAATGCTGATTTTTTAGTTGTTGATACAAATGAAGATTTTTATATTTTTGATTACAATAGAAAAGAGTTAGAAAAAATTTGTGGAAGAGATGTAATTTTACCAATCATTCACAAAAATGAACTTCAAAAATTAGCTTCTGGAAATCACAAAGAAGCAAAAAAAACTCTTGAACTTCATCAAATAAACCCTGAGATAATATAA
- a CDS encoding type II secretion system protein GspD yields the protein MKFIFISIFFTINLFSNEFINISFKDLKISELLKISSKILDKNILISQNIEGNVDFIPKGNLKKSDLLNILHMVLQDKGFSLVEEKNILRVVPLIEIKKDDENIPQEKKEVKVIPLKNIDATNIIKILEEIINKKEYEKTYKKPLVSLESESNSIILMGIKEEISYITELIDELDKEKTQVYVQARIIEVNDELVNQIGLSYGIFGAKSNGNVLASFSSSLNKGSIPSFSIEGLKIPDMVSGLALGASLNLLRQKGALDIVSEPSILAVNNKESSIYVGETISIKVSSSISDGGTTRENYEREDVGLTLKVKPRISNDTKVTLEIETILEGVKTTQTISGNADTSKKRIETTAILNNGESVIIGGLIENKSEKTQQKVPVLGDVPLFGELFKNSVENSKRNNLVVIVTPYLIPKAKDITFIRNKLSELKELEDKYLEKSLLKLKEEQSKKKLNEDSNNLKNKKITVNEHEKRVKEILGY from the coding sequence ATGAAATTTATTTTTATTTCCATCTTTTTTACAATCAATCTATTTTCAAATGAGTTTATAAATATAAGTTTTAAAGATTTAAAAATTAGTGAATTACTAAAAATAAGTTCTAAAATTTTAGATAAAAACATACTAATAAGTCAAAATATAGAAGGAAATGTGGATTTTATTCCAAAAGGGAATTTAAAAAAGAGTGATTTATTAAATATTTTACATATGGTTCTTCAAGATAAGGGTTTTTCTTTGGTTGAAGAAAAAAATATTTTAAGAGTTGTGCCATTGATTGAAATAAAAAAAGATGATGAAAATATTCCTCAAGAAAAAAAAGAGGTAAAAGTAATACCTTTAAAAAATATTGATGCAACAAATATAATAAAAATATTAGAAGAGATTATAAATAAAAAAGAGTACGAAAAAACATATAAAAAACCTTTAGTATCTTTAGAGAGTGAATCAAACTCTATCATTTTAATGGGAATAAAAGAGGAGATTTCCTATATAACAGAACTTATTGATGAACTTGATAAGGAAAAAACGCAAGTTTATGTGCAAGCTAGAATTATTGAAGTAAATGATGAATTAGTTAATCAAATAGGTCTTTCTTATGGAATTTTTGGAGCAAAAAGTAATGGAAATGTATTAGCTAGTTTCTCTTCAAGTTTAAATAAAGGCTCAATTCCATCTTTTTCTATTGAAGGATTAAAAATACCTGATATGGTTTCTGGATTAGCTCTTGGAGCTAGTTTGAATTTACTTCGACAAAAAGGTGCTTTAGATATAGTATCAGAACCATCAATTTTAGCTGTAAATAATAAAGAGAGTTCTATTTATGTGGGTGAAACTATTTCTATAAAAGTCTCAAGTAGTATTAGTGATGGAGGAACTACAAGAGAAAATTATGAAAGAGAAGATGTTGGTCTAACTTTGAAAGTGAAACCTAGAATTTCAAATGATACAAAAGTTACCCTAGAAATAGAGACTATTTTAGAAGGTGTTAAAACAACTCAAACCATAAGTGGAAATGCTGATACTTCAAAAAAAAGAATAGAAACAACAGCTATTTTGAATAATGGCGAAAGCGTGATAATTGGAGGTTTGATTGAAAATAAATCAGAAAAAACCCAACAAAAAGTTCCAGTTTTAGGAGATGTTCCTTTATTTGGAGAGTTGTTTAAAAATAGTGTTGAAAACAGTAAAAGAAATAATTTAGTTGTAATAGTAACTCCTTATTTAATACCAAAAGCAAAAGATATAACTTTTATTAGAAATAAACTTAGTGAATTAAAAGAGTTAGAGGATAAGTATTTGGAAAAATCACTTTTAAAATTAAAAGAGGAACAATCAAAAAAGAAGTTAAATGAAGATTCAAATAACTTAAAAAATAAGAAAATTACAGTAAATGAACATGAAAAAAGAGTAAAAGAGATTCTAGGTTATTAG
- a CDS encoding plasminogen-binding N-terminal domain-containing protein, with amino-acid sequence MKKMFNKVLFLSAAVLLSNNLLAQETICFKNGLEKPSLIETTPLDGEVCKGIQTLEDMKNSGWEVLDIKLEPVGNKFNYSYYFYKNDNNQSSVASQKSANQQLTLSKGEFSIKPIGVKITNIDNNKSNVDVGNLIVGQSGIVVHIYDNDKRLIVSNAKVVSSNANSSVVEFFPFNDLSQDALPTSNRSVAINDVLILNYMYNSSLLIAPTLDSFQTVRENFKLNNFMHSDIFAAKLKVENKPYPTKEDIQKFAIEQNLGTIFFVLDNKVYVVDTKTFTILESYAFAYESSEKQMPFYTRVEEIEESIFNLSFFDFFTENKKLSYDEYYKRILGLK; translated from the coding sequence ATGAAAAAAATGTTCAATAAAGTTTTATTTTTAAGTGCAGCTGTTTTACTATCAAACAATCTATTAGCACAAGAGACTATTTGTTTCAAAAATGGTTTAGAAAAACCTTCATTAATCGAAACAACTCCTTTGGATGGAGAAGTTTGTAAAGGAATACAAACTTTAGAAGATATGAAAAATAGTGGATGGGAAGTTTTAGATATAAAATTAGAACCTGTTGGAAATAAATTTAATTATTCATATTATTTTTATAAAAATGATAATAATCAATCATCTGTAGCTTCACAAAAAAGTGCTAATCAACAATTGACTTTATCAAAAGGTGAGTTTTCTATAAAACCAATTGGTGTAAAAATAACAAATATTGATAATAATAAAAGCAATGTTGATGTTGGAAATTTAATAGTTGGACAATCAGGAATTGTAGTTCATATTTATGATAATGATAAAAGATTAATAGTTTCAAATGCAAAAGTTGTTAGTTCAAATGCAAACTCTTCAGTTGTTGAGTTTTTTCCTTTTAATGATTTAAGTCAAGATGCTCTTCCTACTTCAAACAGAAGTGTAGCAATAAATGATGTGTTAATTTTAAATTATATGTATAATTCATCACTTTTAATTGCACCAACGCTAGACTCATTTCAAACTGTAAGAGAAAATTTTAAATTAAATAATTTTATGCATTCTGATATTTTTGCAGCAAAATTAAAAGTAGAAAATAAGCCTTATCCAACAAAAGAAGATATACAAAAATTTGCAATTGAACAAAATTTAGGAACTATATTTTTTGTTTTAGATAATAAAGTTTATGTGGTTGATACAAAAACTTTTACAATTTTGGAAAGCTATGCTTTTGCTTATGAAAGTTCTGAAAAGCAAATGCCATTTTATACAAGAGTTGAAGAGATTGAAGAATCGATTTTTAATTTATCATTTTTCGATTTCTTCACAGAAAATAAAAAATTAAGTTATGATGAATATTATAAAAGAATTTTAGGATTAAAATAA
- a CDS encoding DMT family transporter, whose translation MEDQVSKGIKYMLFASLLFAFMGAAAKELSDSMSSVEVVFFRNVFGVFLILISIYNSPLKQIGGKFWLLTFRGVAGFVALLFFFYNISQIPLGEAMTFSKTSTIFTAIFAYLFLKEKLGFKGWLGVFVGFIGIVFITEFDGSSLEKTDYLGILSGVGAALAYTSVRELRNYYDSRAIVLSFMTIGTIGPLILMIIGSFYSNPNLDFMLGTFVMPKASDWIYIILLGVFATFAQIYMTKAYSFAKAGIIGTISYSNIAFSIILGLILGDSFPSTLILLGIILIVFSGVLVSSKK comes from the coding sequence ATGGAAGACCAAGTTAGCAAAGGCATAAAATATATGTTATTTGCATCACTATTATTTGCATTTATGGGAGCTGCTGCTAAAGAGCTAAGTGATTCTATGAGTTCAGTTGAAGTAGTATTTTTTAGAAATGTTTTTGGAGTTTTTTTGATACTAATTTCAATATATAACTCACCTTTAAAACAAATTGGTGGAAAGTTCTGGTTACTTACTTTTAGAGGAGTTGCTGGATTTGTCGCTCTTTTATTTTTCTTCTATAATATTTCACAAATACCTCTTGGTGAAGCTATGACTTTTTCTAAAACTTCTACTATATTTACAGCTATTTTTGCCTATTTATTTTTAAAAGAGAAACTAGGATTTAAAGGTTGGTTGGGAGTTTTTGTAGGTTTTATAGGAATTGTATTTATTACAGAGTTTGATGGAAGTAGTTTAGAAAAAACAGACTATTTAGGAATATTATCAGGAGTAGGCGCTGCACTTGCTTATACTTCTGTTAGGGAACTTAGAAATTATTATGATTCAAGGGCTATTGTTTTATCTTTTATGACAATAGGAACTATTGGACCACTTATTTTGATGATTATAGGAAGTTTTTATTCAAATCCAAATTTAGATTTTATGTTAGGAACATTTGTTATGCCAAAAGCTAGTGATTGGATTTATATAATTCTTTTAGGAGTTTTTGCTACTTTTGCACAAATATATATGACAAAAGCTTACTCTTTTGCCAAAGCTGGAATTATTGGAACTATCTCTTATAGCAATATTGCTTTTTCTATAATTTTAGGGCTTATTTTAGGAGATTCTTTTCCTTCTACTTTGATACTTTTAGGTATAATCTTAATAGTTTTTAGTGGAGTTTTAGTCTCAAGTAAAAAATAA
- the murA gene encoding UDP-N-acetylglucosamine 1-carboxyvinyltransferase, protein MEYLKIVGGNDISGSVEISGAKNAALPLIACTILGKNEITIGNLPNVVDINTFLKLIKKLGGSFEKDGNSVKINTSSINNTTATYDIVKTMRASILVLGPILARFGTCEVSLPGGCAIGQRPVDLHLKALEQMGAKIEILHGYIKATAPNGLKGAKIVFDKVTVGGTENTVMAAALAHGTTTIINAAKEPEIVQLCEVIRNAGVKVEGIGTSKIIIEGTGQKLLDIKPFDVIPDRIEAGTYMCAAAIKNQKLKIEKVIPLHLEAVISKLEEMNFEVLQDENSVTILPTNEIKPVNIITTEYPGFPTDMQAQFMALATQANGTSTIDERLFENRFMHVSELLRLGADIHLNGNTATINGKAGTLNGTDVMATDLRASSALVLAALVANGETNIHRIYHLDRGYEDLEGKLSKIGANVKRFTE, encoded by the coding sequence ATGGAATATTTAAAAATTGTTGGGGGAAATGATATTTCAGGAAGTGTGGAGATATCAGGTGCAAAAAATGCAGCTCTTCCTTTGATTGCTTGTACGATTTTAGGAAAAAATGAAATCACTATTGGAAACTTACCAAATGTTGTTGATATTAATACATTTTTAAAACTAATCAAAAAACTAGGTGGAAGTTTTGAAAAAGATGGAAATAGTGTAAAAATAAATACTTCATCAATAAACAACACAACAGCAACTTATGATATTGTAAAAACAATGAGAGCTTCTATTTTAGTTTTAGGACCTATTTTAGCTAGATTTGGAACTTGTGAAGTTTCACTTCCAGGAGGTTGTGCAATTGGTCAAAGACCTGTTGATTTACATCTTAAAGCACTAGAACAAATGGGTGCGAAAATAGAGATTTTACATGGTTATATAAAAGCAACTGCACCTAATGGTTTAAAAGGTGCAAAAATTGTATTTGATAAAGTAACTGTTGGTGGAACTGAAAATACAGTTATGGCAGCAGCACTTGCCCATGGAACTACAACTATAATAAACGCAGCAAAAGAACCTGAAATAGTTCAACTTTGTGAAGTAATAAGAAATGCTGGTGTTAAAGTTGAGGGAATTGGAACTTCAAAAATTATAATTGAAGGAACGGGACAAAAACTTCTTGATATAAAACCATTTGATGTAATTCCAGATAGAATTGAAGCTGGAACTTATATGTGTGCAGCGGCTATTAAAAATCAAAAATTGAAAATAGAAAAAGTAATTCCTTTACATTTAGAAGCAGTTATTTCAAAACTAGAAGAGATGAATTTTGAAGTATTACAAGATGAAAATAGTGTTACAATTTTGCCTACAAATGAGATAAAACCAGTAAATATTATAACAACAGAGTATCCAGGATTCCCAACTGATATGCAAGCTCAATTTATGGCATTAGCAACTCAAGCAAATGGAACAAGTACAATTGATGAAAGATTATTTGAAAATAGATTTATGCATGTTAGTGAACTTTTAAGACTTGGTGCTGATATTCATCTAAATGGTAACACAGCAACAATAAATGGAAAAGCTGGAACTTTAAATGGAACTGATGTTATGGCAACTGATTTAAGAGCTTCATCGGCATTGGTTTTAGCAGCACTTGTTGCAAATGGAGAAACAAATATTCACAGAATCTACCATCTTGATAGAGGTTATGAAGACCTAGAAGGAAAACTCTCAAAAATAGGTGCAAATGTAAAAAGGTTTACAGAATAG